One Streptomyces sp. B21-105 genomic region harbors:
- a CDS encoding DinB family protein produces the protein MTGRDPKADLQTYLQDARDVLMWKLEGLSEYDIRRPVTPTGTNLLGLVKHLAGAEAFYFGAAFGRPFAGTPLWITVDAEPNADLRARADETRTEITGLYRRACAHADATIAALPLDAVGRIPGDAGTELTLHHSLAHMIAETQRHAGHADIVRELIDGATGQRRSGANTADGDPAWWAAHRERVERAARDADGPA, from the coding sequence ATGACCGGACGCGATCCCAAGGCCGACCTCCAGACCTACCTCCAGGACGCCCGCGACGTACTGATGTGGAAGCTGGAGGGCCTGTCGGAGTACGACATACGGCGCCCCGTGACGCCCACCGGCACGAACCTGCTGGGGCTGGTGAAGCATCTCGCGGGCGCCGAGGCGTTCTACTTCGGGGCGGCCTTCGGGCGGCCCTTCGCCGGCACCCCGCTGTGGATCACGGTGGACGCCGAGCCCAACGCGGATCTGCGGGCGCGGGCCGACGAGACGCGGACGGAGATCACCGGGCTGTACCGGCGGGCCTGCGCGCACGCGGACGCCACGATCGCGGCCCTGCCGCTCGACGCGGTCGGCCGGATCCCCGGCGACGCGGGCACCGAGCTCACCCTCCATCACAGCCTCGCCCACATGATCGCCGAGACACAGCGGCACGCCGGCCACGCCGACATCGTCCGGGAGCTGATCGACGGGGCGACGGGCCAGCGCAGGAGCGGCGCGAACACCGCGGACGGGGATCCGGCGTGGTGGGCGGCGCACCGTGAGCGCGTCGAGCGGGCGGCACGGGACGCCGACGGGCCCGCGTAG
- a CDS encoding Tex family protein, which produces MTTPGSIEAGSIEGRIAEELGVRERQVKAAVELLDGGSTVPFIARYRKEATEMLDDAQLRTLEERLRYLRELEERRSAVLESVREQGKLTDVLEAQIRGAQTKARLEDIYLPFKPKRRTKAQIAREAGLEPLAEGLLGDASVDPLAAAAAFVDADKGVADPQAALDGARAILTERFSEDADLIGELRERMWARGRLAAKVREGKEEAGAKFADYFDFAEPFTALPSHRILAMLRGEKEDVLDLVLEPEEPSEQPGPSSYEPLIASRFGIAERGRPGDKWLSDTVRWAWRTRILVHLGIDLRLRLRTAAEDEAVNVFAANLRDLLLAAPAGTRATLGLDPGFRTGVKVAVVDATGKVVATDVIYPHVPANKWDEAIAKLARLAREHAVDLVAIGNGTASRETDKLAGELIAKHPELRLTKVMVSEAGASVYSASAFASQELPDMDVSLRGAVSIARRLQDPLAELVKIDPKSIGVGQYQHDLSEVKLSRSLDAVVEDCVNGVGVDVNTASTPLLSRVSGISSGLAENIVAHRDANGPFTSRSELKKVARLGPKAYEQCAGFLRIRGGSDPLDSSSVHPEAYPVVRRMVKTSGQEVAALIGNTGVLRSLRPADFVDETFGLPTVTDILRELEKPGRDPRPAFKTATFKDGVEKISDLTSGMVLEGVVTNVAAFGAFIDIGVHQDGLAHVSALSKTFVKDPRDVVKPGDIVKVKVLDVDIPRKRISLTLRLDDEAAPRGGQGEPSGGGRPQRGGGRPPQQRQQGGQRGGGGGGGSRQAPPPANSAMADALRRAGLADPKRGRG; this is translated from the coding sequence GTGACGACACCCGGGTCCATCGAAGCAGGATCCATCGAAGGCAGGATCGCCGAGGAACTCGGCGTACGGGAGCGGCAGGTCAAGGCCGCCGTGGAGCTGCTCGACGGCGGCTCGACGGTGCCCTTCATCGCCCGCTACCGCAAGGAAGCGACCGAGATGCTCGACGACGCGCAGCTGCGCACGCTCGAGGAGCGGCTGCGCTACCTGCGGGAGCTGGAGGAGCGGCGGTCGGCGGTCCTGGAGTCGGTCCGCGAGCAGGGCAAGCTCACCGACGTCCTCGAGGCGCAGATCCGCGGCGCGCAGACCAAGGCGCGCCTCGAGGACATCTACCTCCCGTTCAAGCCCAAGCGGCGCACCAAGGCGCAGATCGCGCGCGAGGCGGGCCTCGAGCCGCTCGCCGAGGGCCTGCTCGGGGACGCCTCGGTGGACCCGCTCGCGGCGGCCGCCGCGTTCGTGGACGCCGACAAGGGCGTCGCCGACCCGCAGGCCGCGCTGGACGGCGCGCGGGCCATCCTCACCGAGCGGTTCTCGGAGGACGCCGACCTGATCGGCGAGCTGCGCGAACGCATGTGGGCGCGCGGGCGGCTCGCCGCCAAGGTGCGCGAGGGCAAGGAGGAGGCGGGCGCGAAGTTCGCCGACTACTTCGACTTCGCCGAGCCGTTCACCGCGCTGCCCTCGCACCGGATCCTGGCGATGCTGCGCGGCGAGAAGGAGGACGTCCTCGACCTCGTCCTGGAGCCGGAGGAGCCCTCCGAGCAGCCCGGCCCCTCCTCGTACGAGCCTCTCATCGCGTCGCGGTTCGGGATCGCCGAGCGCGGTCGCCCCGGCGACAAGTGGCTGAGCGACACGGTCCGCTGGGCGTGGCGCACCCGCATCCTGGTCCACCTCGGCATCGACCTGCGGCTGCGGCTGCGCACGGCCGCCGAGGACGAGGCCGTGAACGTGTTCGCCGCCAACCTGCGCGACCTGCTGCTCGCCGCCCCGGCCGGCACGCGCGCGACGCTGGGCCTGGACCCCGGCTTCCGCACGGGCGTGAAGGTCGCCGTCGTCGACGCGACCGGCAAGGTCGTCGCCACGGACGTGATCTATCCGCACGTCCCGGCGAACAAGTGGGACGAGGCGATCGCGAAGCTCGCGCGGCTGGCGAGGGAGCACGCGGTCGACCTGGTCGCGATCGGCAACGGCACCGCGTCCCGCGAGACCGACAAGCTGGCCGGTGAACTCATCGCGAAGCACCCGGAGCTGCGGCTCACCAAGGTGATGGTGTCCGAGGCGGGCGCGTCCGTGTACTCGGCCTCCGCCTTCGCCTCCCAGGAACTGCCCGACATGGACGTGTCGCTGCGCGGCGCCGTGTCGATCGCCCGCCGGCTCCAGGACCCGCTCGCCGAGCTGGTGAAGATCGACCCCAAGTCGATCGGCGTCGGCCAGTACCAGCACGACCTGTCCGAGGTGAAGCTGTCGCGTTCGCTGGACGCGGTGGTGGAGGACTGTGTGAACGGCGTCGGCGTGGACGTCAACACGGCCTCGACGCCGCTTCTGTCGCGGGTGTCCGGCATTTCCTCCGGTCTCGCCGAGAACATCGTGGCGCACCGGGACGCCAACGGGCCCTTCACCTCCCGCTCCGAGCTGAAGAAGGTGGCCCGGCTCGGCCCGAAGGCCTACGAGCAGTGCGCCGGCTTCCTGCGGATCCGCGGCGGCTCCGACCCGCTCGACTCCTCCAGCGTGCACCCCGAGGCGTACCCGGTGGTGCGGCGCATGGTGAAGACCTCCGGCCAGGAGGTGGCCGCCCTGATCGGCAACACGGGCGTCCTGCGCTCGCTGCGGCCGGCGGACTTCGTGGACGAGACGTTCGGGCTGCCGACCGTCACCGACATCCTCAGGGAGCTGGAGAAGCCCGGGCGTGACCCGCGGCCCGCCTTCAAGACGGCGACCTTCAAGGACGGCGTGGAGAAGATCTCCGACCTGACCTCGGGGATGGTCCTGGAGGGCGTGGTGACGAACGTGGCGGCCTTCGGGGCGTTCATCGACATCGGCGTCCACCAGGACGGGCTGGCACATGTCTCCGCGCTGTCGAAGACGTTCGTCAAGGACCCCCGGGACGTCGTCAAGCCCGGCGACATCGTCAAGGTGAAGGTGCTCGACGTCGACATCCCGCGCAAGCGGATCTCGCTGACACTGCGGCTCGACGACGAGGCCGCCCCGCGGGGCGGCCAGGGAGAGCCCTCCGGCGGGGGCCGTCCGCAGCGCGGCGGCGGGCGACCGCCGCAGCAGCGGCAGCAGGGCGGTCAGCGCGGCGGTGGCGGAGGCGGAGGTTCACGCCAGGCTCCGCCGCCGGCCAACAGCGCCATGGCCGACGCCCTGCGCCGAGCGGGCCTGGCGGACCCGAAGAGGGGCAGGGGCTGA
- a CDS encoding LPFR motif small protein encodes MFRAIADVLRQIGGAVATVVTLPFRALARLFGGASGSAHGRRA; translated from the coding sequence GTGTTCCGTGCTATCGCAGACGTACTGCGGCAGATCGGTGGCGCCGTCGCCACCGTGGTGACGCTGCCCTTCCGGGCGCTCGCCCGCCTCTTCGGCGGCGCGTCGGGCTCGGCCCACGGCCGCAGGGCCTGA
- a CDS encoding enoyl-CoA hydratase/isomerase family protein, which yields MEPELLHGVTETVATVVLHHPAKRNAMTAAMWAGLPPLLDALAADPAVRVLVLTGAGGTFCAGADISTLQDSPDEAQALAVRAEEALAAFPKPTLAAVRGHCVGGGAQLAAACDLRFAEEGALFGVTPARLGIVYPSSATRRLVSLVGPATAKYLLFSGELIDTERALRTGLVDEVLPADGLDERVDEFTRLLASRSQLTQAAAKEFANGRTDRDAHWSAQARGNGDTAEGVAAFLQRREPRFTWTTSG from the coding sequence ATGGAGCCCGAACTGCTGCACGGCGTCACGGAGACGGTCGCCACCGTCGTCCTGCACCACCCTGCGAAACGCAATGCGATGACGGCCGCGATGTGGGCGGGGCTGCCCCCGCTGCTGGACGCCCTGGCCGCCGATCCCGCCGTACGGGTGCTCGTCCTGACGGGGGCGGGCGGCACCTTCTGCGCGGGCGCCGACATCTCCACCCTCCAGGACTCGCCGGACGAGGCGCAGGCGCTGGCGGTGCGGGCCGAGGAGGCCCTGGCGGCGTTCCCGAAGCCGACGCTGGCGGCCGTGCGGGGGCACTGCGTCGGCGGCGGCGCCCAGCTCGCCGCCGCCTGCGACCTGCGGTTCGCCGAGGAGGGCGCGCTGTTCGGGGTGACCCCGGCCCGGCTCGGGATCGTCTACCCGTCCTCCGCCACCCGGCGACTGGTGTCCCTGGTGGGTCCCGCCACCGCCAAGTACCTTCTGTTCTCCGGCGAGTTGATCGACACGGAGCGGGCGCTGCGCACGGGGCTGGTCGACGAGGTGCTCCCTGCGGACGGGCTCGACGAGCGGGTCGACGAGTTCACCCGCCTGCTGGCGTCGCGCTCGCAGCTGACCCAGGCCGCCGCCAAGGAGTTCGCGAACGGCCGCACCGACCGGGACGCCCACTGGAGCGCGCAGGCGCGCGGCAACGGCGACACCGCGGAAGGCGTCGCCGCGTTCCTGCAGCGCCGGGAGCCGCGCTTCACCTGGACTACCTCAGGATGA
- a CDS encoding ATP-binding protein, which yields MDDHGRGPDPRPEGGPGALPEPPAESAESVPRPLPYEGVWRFTASAVDASVPQARHAVRDLLYRQGVPLSDDLVQGLLLIVSELVTNAVRHAALLSPVLAVEVAVGAEWVRVAVEDAHPYRPTALEADHGRTGGRGLLLVREIAREAGGVCDVEHTAGGGKVIWAALPLKPVRTP from the coding sequence ATGGACGATCACGGGCGCGGGCCCGACCCACGCCCAGAGGGCGGCCCAGGCGCACTTCCCGAGCCCCCCGCGGAGTCCGCGGAGTCCGTGCCGCGCCCCCTGCCCTACGAGGGCGTCTGGCGGTTCACCGCCTCCGCCGTGGACGCCTCGGTCCCGCAGGCCCGGCACGCCGTCCGGGACCTGCTGTACCGCCAGGGCGTACCGCTCTCCGACGACCTGGTCCAGGGGCTCCTGCTGATCGTCTCCGAGCTGGTGACCAACGCCGTCCGGCACGCGGCCCTGCTGTCGCCGGTGCTCGCCGTGGAGGTCGCCGTCGGAGCCGAGTGGGTGCGGGTCGCCGTGGAGGACGCCCACCCCTACCGCCCGACCGCCCTGGAGGCCGATCACGGCCGCACCGGCGGCCGGGGACTGCTCCTGGTGCGGGAGATCGCCAGGGAGGCGGGCGGGGTGTGCGACGTCGAGCACACGGCGGGCGGCGGCAAGGTGATCTGGGCCGCCCTGCCGCTCAAGCCCGTGCGGACGCCCTGA
- the idi gene encoding isopentenyl-diphosphate Delta-isomerase, translated as MPITPATATHDSSAGIAEAILLELVDENGVTIGTAEKLAAHQPPGQLHRAFSVFLFDERGRLLLQQRALGKYHSPGVWSNTCCGHPYPNEAPFAAAARRTHEELGVSPSLLAEAGTVRYNHPDPESGLVEQEYNHLFVGLVQSPLRPRADEVGDTAFVTPAELAERHAKEPFSAWFMTVLDSARPAVRELTGPSAGW; from the coding sequence ATGCCGATCACACCTGCCACCGCGACACACGACTCGTCTGCCGGGATCGCTGAAGCGATCCTGCTGGAACTGGTCGACGAGAACGGCGTCACGATCGGCACCGCGGAGAAGCTCGCCGCCCATCAGCCGCCCGGACAGCTGCACCGCGCGTTCTCCGTGTTCCTCTTCGACGAGCGGGGCCGGCTGCTGCTCCAGCAGCGCGCGCTCGGCAAGTACCACTCCCCCGGGGTGTGGTCCAACACCTGCTGCGGCCACCCCTACCCGAACGAGGCGCCGTTCGCGGCGGCCGCCCGGCGCACCCACGAGGAGCTGGGCGTCTCCCCGTCGTTGCTCGCCGAGGCGGGCACGGTCCGCTACAACCATCCGGACCCGGAATCGGGCTTGGTGGAGCAGGAGTACAACCACCTCTTCGTCGGGCTGGTGCAGTCCCCGCTGCGACCGCGGGCGGACGAGGTCGGCGACACTGCCTTCGTGACCCCCGCGGAACTGGCGGAACGCCACGCGAAAGAGCCGTTCTCCGCCTGGTTCATGACCGTCCTGGACTCGGCACGGCCCGCGGTCCGCGAGCTGACGGGACCCTCGGCCGGCTGGTGA
- a CDS encoding cation diffusion facilitator family transporter yields MGAGHDHGHTHAPPAGTATAAYRGRLRGALAITLGVMVVQIVGGVLADSLALVADAAHMATDALGLGMALLAIHFAGRPPSANRTFGLARAEILAALANCLLLLGVGGYVLYEAVQRFLTPAATEGGLMLWFGAIGLVANMVSLALLMRGQAESLNVRGAFLEVAADTLGSVTVLISAAVILTTGWQTADPIASLVIGLMIVPRTVKLLRETLDVLLESAPKDVDMAEVRSHILDLDGVEDVHDLHAWTITSGMPVLSAHVVVSSEALNAIGHEKMLHELQGCLGDHFDVEHCTFQLEPSGHAEHEARLCH; encoded by the coding sequence ATGGGGGCTGGGCACGACCACGGCCACACGCACGCACCGCCCGCCGGCACCGCCACGGCGGCGTACCGCGGCAGGCTGCGCGGCGCTCTGGCGATCACGCTCGGCGTCATGGTGGTGCAGATCGTCGGCGGGGTGCTCGCGGACTCCCTGGCGCTGGTCGCGGACGCGGCGCACATGGCGACGGACGCTCTGGGGCTGGGCATGGCCCTGCTCGCCATCCACTTCGCGGGCCGGCCGCCGAGCGCGAACCGCACCTTCGGGCTCGCCCGCGCCGAGATCCTGGCCGCCCTCGCCAACTGTCTGCTGCTGCTCGGGGTGGGCGGCTACGTCCTGTACGAGGCGGTCCAGCGGTTCCTCACGCCGGCCGCCACCGAGGGCGGGCTGATGCTCTGGTTCGGCGCGATCGGCCTGGTGGCGAACATGGTCTCGCTGGCCCTGCTGATGCGCGGCCAGGCGGAGAGCCTGAACGTGCGCGGGGCGTTCCTGGAGGTGGCCGCCGACACGCTGGGGTCGGTGACGGTGCTGATCTCGGCGGCGGTGATCCTGACCACCGGCTGGCAGACCGCCGACCCGATCGCCTCCCTGGTCATCGGCCTGATGATCGTGCCGCGGACCGTGAAGCTGCTGCGCGAGACGCTCGACGTGCTGCTGGAGTCGGCTCCCAAGGACGTCGACATGGCCGAGGTGCGGTCCCACATCCTCGACCTGGACGGGGTGGAGGACGTCCACGACCTGCACGCCTGGACGATCACCTCCGGCATGCCGGTGCTGTCGGCGCACGTGGTGGTGAGTTCGGAGGCGCTCAACGCGATCGGCCACGAGAAGATGCTGCACGAGCTCCAGGGCTGCCTGGGCGACCACTTCGACGTGGAGCACTGCACCTTCCAGCTGGAGCCGAGCGGGCACGCCGAACACGAGGCGCGGCTCTGCCACTGA
- the galE gene encoding UDP-glucose 4-epimerase GalE produces MTWLITGGAGYIGAHVARAVTGAGEKVVVLDDLSTGVTARLGADVPLVRGSALDGDLLRKTLAEHAVTGVVHLAAHKQVGESVAQPTRYYRDNVGGLATLLEAVAEAGIRRFLFSSSAAVYGNPDVDLITEDTPCAPVNPYGETKLAGEWLVRAAGQAHGIATTCLRYFNVAGAAAPELADTGIFNVVPMVFDRLTRDEAPRIFGADYPTPDGTCVRDYIHVADLAEAHLAAARRLSAPDAAGDLTVNIGRGEGVSVRELVTLIGEVTGDTRPAVVEGRRPGDAPRAVAAAGLAARELGWTARRGVRQMVESAWQGWRLHRP; encoded by the coding sequence ATGACGTGGCTGATCACCGGCGGAGCCGGATACATTGGGGCCCATGTGGCGCGGGCCGTGACGGGGGCCGGAGAAAAGGTCGTCGTGCTGGACGACCTCTCGACCGGCGTCACCGCCCGGCTCGGGGCGGACGTCCCGCTCGTCAGGGGCTCTGCGCTCGACGGCGACCTGCTCCGCAAGACCCTCGCGGAGCACGCCGTGACCGGTGTGGTGCACCTGGCCGCGCACAAGCAGGTCGGCGAGTCGGTGGCGCAGCCCACCCGCTACTACCGGGACAACGTGGGCGGTCTCGCCACACTGCTCGAGGCGGTCGCCGAGGCCGGGATCCGGCGGTTCCTGTTCTCCTCCTCCGCCGCCGTCTACGGCAATCCCGATGTGGACCTCATCACCGAGGACACCCCGTGCGCGCCGGTGAACCCGTACGGCGAGACCAAGCTCGCCGGGGAGTGGCTGGTGCGGGCGGCGGGGCAGGCGCACGGCATCGCGACGACGTGCCTGCGCTACTTCAACGTGGCCGGGGCGGCGGCGCCCGAGCTGGCCGACACCGGGATCTTCAACGTCGTCCCGATGGTCTTCGACCGGCTGACCCGCGACGAGGCCCCGCGGATCTTCGGCGCCGACTATCCGACGCCGGACGGCACCTGTGTGCGGGACTACATCCACGTGGCGGACCTGGCCGAGGCCCATCTCGCGGCGGCCCGGCGGCTGAGCGCGCCGGACGCGGCGGGCGACCTGACGGTGAACATCGGCCGGGGCGAGGGCGTCTCGGTGCGCGAGCTGGTCACCCTCATCGGCGAGGTCACCGGCGACACCCGCCCGGCGGTCGTGGAGGGGCGCAGGCCCGGGGACGCGCCGCGCGCGGTGGCCGCGGCGGGACTGGCGGCCCGGGAACTGGGGTGGACGGCCCGGCGAGGGGTGCGGCAGATGGTCGAGTCGGCGTGGCAGGGCTGGCGGCTGCACCGCCCCTGA
- a CDS encoding DUF5941 domain-containing protein has product MPTAILTGSPVPGSSIEGDLRSLGFDVLTASDAGDAEALLAAVPGDQRVAVVDARFVGHEHALRLGLTDPRFPLAAIPGALTAQPAGRQALTRAMARENSASGGTLLAVDSLADRVVAALDADGAGVHRPELGSLVAQVPADPQTRNEARQAVAALDDEAVRLKSAVKARDGFFTTYFISPYSRYIARWCARRGLTPNQVTTASLITALIAAGCAATGTRGGFVAAGVLLIASFVLDCTDGQLARYSLQYSTLGAWLDATFDRAKEYAYYAGLALGAARGGDDVWALALGAMVLQTCRHVVDFSFNEANHDATANTSPTAALSDKLDSVGWTVWVRRMIVLPIGERWAMIAVLTAATTPRITFYALLVGCAFAATYTTAGRVLRSLTRKARRTDRAAQALADLADSGPLTEALVRLLPGRPRPTAPLSAAVGAVLVTLGAWMWGPSWWVVLMAGAYVLACAEAVTHPLKGALDWLIPPLFRAAEYGTVLILAARADVDGALPAAFGLVAAVAYHHYDTVYRIRGDAGAPPAWLVRTVGGQEGRTLLVAVLAALLTASQFTVALTVLAVAVAVLVLLESIRFWVAAHKGGAPAVHDEGEPA; this is encoded by the coding sequence TTGCCGACCGCCATCCTCACCGGCTCGCCGGTCCCCGGATCGTCGATCGAGGGCGACCTGCGGTCCCTCGGCTTCGACGTCCTGACCGCCTCCGACGCCGGTGACGCCGAAGCGCTCCTCGCCGCCGTCCCCGGCGACCAGCGCGTCGCCGTCGTGGATGCCCGCTTCGTCGGCCACGAGCACGCGCTGCGCCTGGGCCTCACCGACCCCCGCTTCCCGCTCGCCGCGATCCCGGGCGCGCTGACCGCGCAACCGGCCGGCCGGCAGGCACTGACCCGCGCGATGGCCCGCGAGAACTCCGCGAGCGGCGGCACCCTGCTGGCCGTCGACAGTCTCGCCGACCGCGTGGTCGCCGCCCTGGACGCCGACGGCGCCGGCGTGCACCGCCCCGAACTGGGCAGCCTCGTCGCGCAGGTGCCCGCCGACCCGCAGACCCGCAACGAGGCCCGGCAGGCTGTGGCCGCCCTGGACGACGAGGCGGTACGGCTGAAGTCGGCCGTCAAGGCCCGCGACGGCTTCTTCACCACCTACTTCATCAGCCCGTACTCCCGCTACATCGCCCGCTGGTGCGCCCGCCGCGGCCTCACCCCGAACCAGGTCACCACCGCCTCGCTGATCACCGCGCTGATCGCGGCGGGCTGCGCGGCCACCGGCACCCGCGGCGGGTTCGTCGCGGCCGGCGTCCTGCTGATCGCCTCCTTCGTCCTGGACTGCACCGACGGCCAGCTCGCGCGCTACTCCCTGCAGTACTCCACGCTGGGCGCCTGGCTCGACGCGACCTTCGACCGGGCCAAGGAGTACGCCTACTACGCGGGCCTCGCCCTGGGAGCGGCCCGCGGCGGCGACGACGTGTGGGCGCTCGCGCTGGGCGCCATGGTCCTGCAGACCTGCCGGCACGTCGTGGACTTCTCCTTCAACGAGGCCAACCACGACGCCACCGCCAACACCAGCCCCACCGCCGCGCTCTCCGACAAGCTCGACAGCGTCGGCTGGACGGTCTGGGTGCGGCGGATGATAGTCCTGCCCATCGGCGAACGATGGGCCATGATCGCCGTCCTCACCGCGGCCACCACACCCCGCATCACCTTCTACGCGCTGCTCGTCGGCTGCGCCTTCGCCGCGACGTACACGACGGCGGGCCGCGTCCTGCGCTCGCTGACCCGCAAGGCCAGGCGGACCGACCGGGCGGCGCAGGCGCTGGCGGACCTCGCGGACAGCGGGCCGCTGACCGAGGCGCTGGTCCGCCTCCTTCCCGGCAGGCCCCGGCCGACCGCGCCCCTCAGCGCCGCCGTGGGCGCCGTCCTGGTCACCCTCGGGGCCTGGATGTGGGGCCCGAGCTGGTGGGTCGTCCTGATGGCCGGCGCGTACGTGCTGGCGTGCGCCGAGGCCGTCACCCATCCCCTCAAGGGCGCCCTCGACTGGCTGATCCCCCCGCTGTTCCGCGCCGCCGAGTACGGCACGGTCCTGATCCTCGCGGCCCGCGCCGACGTGGACGGAGCCCTTCCGGCGGCTTTCGGGCTGGTCGCCGCCGTCGCCTACCATCACTACGACACGGTGTACCGCATCCGCGGCGACGCCGGAGCGCCGCCGGCCTGGCTGGTGCGCACCGTCGGGGGACAGGAGGGGCGGACGCTGCTCGTGGCCGTGCTGGCCGCGCTGCTCACCGCTTCGCAGTTCACGGTCGCGCTCACGGTCCTCGCCGTGGCCGTCGCCGTGCTGGTGCTCCTGGAGAGCATCCGCTTCTGGGTGGCCGCCCACAAGGGCGGCGCTCCCGCCGTACACGATGAAGGAGAACCCGCATGA
- a CDS encoding phosphocholine cytidylyltransferase family protein: protein MIGLVLAAGAGRRLRPYTDSLPKALVPVGPAGREGEPTVLDLTLGNFAEIGLTEVAVIVGYRKEAVYARKAALEAKYGLKLTLIDNDKAEEWNNAYSLWCGRDALKDGVILANGDTVHPVSVEKTLLAARGEGRKIILALDTVKSLADEEMKVVVDPERGMTKITKLMDPAEATGEYIGVTLIEGDAAPELADALKAVWETDPQQFYEHGYQELVNRGFRIDVAPIGDVEWVEIDNHDDLARGREIACLY from the coding sequence ATGATCGGCCTCGTGCTGGCGGCCGGCGCCGGACGGCGTCTGCGGCCCTACACGGACAGTCTGCCCAAGGCGTTGGTGCCGGTGGGGCCCGCGGGCAGGGAAGGCGAGCCCACGGTCCTGGACCTGACGCTCGGCAACTTCGCCGAGATCGGGCTGACCGAGGTCGCGGTCATCGTCGGCTACCGCAAGGAGGCCGTGTACGCGCGCAAGGCGGCGCTGGAGGCCAAGTACGGCCTCAAGCTCACCCTCATCGACAACGACAAGGCCGAGGAGTGGAACAACGCCTACTCCCTGTGGTGCGGTCGTGACGCTCTCAAGGACGGCGTGATCCTCGCCAACGGCGACACCGTGCACCCGGTGTCCGTGGAGAAGACGCTGCTCGCCGCCCGCGGCGAGGGCAGGAAGATCATCCTCGCGCTGGACACCGTGAAGTCCCTCGCGGACGAGGAGATGAAGGTCGTCGTCGACCCCGAGCGGGGCATGACGAAGATCACCAAGCTGATGGATCCGGCCGAGGCCACCGGCGAGTACATCGGCGTCACCCTCATCGAGGGCGACGCGGCTCCCGAACTGGCCGACGCCCTCAAGGCCGTGTGGGAGACCGACCCGCAGCAGTTCTACGAGCACGGCTACCAGGAGCTGGTGAACCGCGGCTTCCGTATCGACGTGGCGCCGATCGGCGACGTCGAGTGGGTGGAGATCGACAACCACGACGATCTCGCCCGTGGACGGGAGATCGCGTGCCTGTACTGA
- a CDS encoding iron-containing alcohol dehydrogenase family protein, which yields MPVLTRLIPSPLVVDIRPGALDDLAYVLADERISHSGKLAVAVSCGSGARLRERLAASMPDATWYEVGGGTLDDAIRLAGDIKAGHFDAVVGLGGGKIIDCAKFAAARVGLPLVAVPTNLAHDGLCSPVATLDNDAGRGSYGVPNPIAVVIDLDVIREAPVRFVRAGIGDAVSNISAIADWELANRVRGEKIDGLAAAIARQAGEAVLRHPGGIGDTGFLQVLAEALVLSGIAMSVSGDSRPSSGACHEINHAFDLLFPKRAAAHGEQCGLGAAFAMYLRGAHEESAYMAQVLRRHGLPVLPEEIGFTVDEFVRAVEFAPETRPGRYTILEHLDLEPDQIKDVYTEYVKAIGS from the coding sequence GTGCCTGTACTGACCCGGCTGATCCCCTCGCCGCTCGTCGTGGACATCCGCCCGGGCGCCCTCGACGACCTCGCGTACGTCCTTGCCGACGAGCGGATCTCGCACTCCGGCAAGCTCGCGGTCGCCGTCAGTTGTGGCTCGGGCGCGCGGCTGCGTGAGCGGCTGGCCGCCTCGATGCCGGACGCCACCTGGTACGAGGTGGGCGGCGGCACGCTGGACGACGCGATCAGGCTGGCCGGCGACATCAAGGCCGGCCACTTCGACGCGGTTGTGGGCCTGGGCGGCGGCAAGATCATCGACTGTGCGAAGTTCGCCGCGGCGCGGGTGGGCCTGCCGCTGGTCGCGGTGCCGACGAACCTCGCGCACGACGGGCTGTGCTCGCCGGTCGCCACCCTCGACAACGACGCGGGCCGCGGCTCCTACGGAGTGCCGAACCCGATCGCCGTGGTGATCGACCTGGACGTCATCCGCGAGGCCCCGGTGCGGTTCGTGCGCGCCGGCATCGGCGACGCGGTGTCCAACATCTCGGCCATCGCGGACTGGGAGCTCGCCAACCGGGTCAGGGGCGAGAAGATCGACGGTCTCGCGGCCGCGATCGCCCGCCAGGCCGGCGAGGCCGTGCTGCGACACCCGGGCGGCATCGGCGACACCGGCTTCCTCCAGGTGCTGGCCGAGGCGCTGGTGCTCAGCGGCATCGCGATGTCGGTGTCGGGCGACTCCCGCCCCTCCTCCGGCGCGTGCCACGAGATCAACCACGCCTTCGACCTGCTCTTCCCCAAGCGGGCCGCCGCCCACGGCGAACAGTGCGGACTCGGCGCGGCCTTCGCGATGTACCTGCGCGGAGCCCACGAGGAGTCGGCCTACATGGCCCAGGTGCTGCGCCGGCACGGACTGCCCGTCCTGCCCGAGGAGATCGGCTTCACGGTGGACGAATTCGTCCGCGCCGTGGAGTTCGCCCCCGAGACCCGGCCCGGCCGCTACACGATCCTCGAACACCTCGACCTCGAGCCCGACCAGATCAAGGACGTCTACACCGAATATGTCAAGGCCATCGGTAGCTGA